DNA sequence from the Cyanobacteriota bacterium genome:
CCAAACTTGGGCATTATCCAAGTGATGGGAAGTATGTAGAAAATAAATATGATCCCTGCAAGGAAATAATAGAAAGGTAATTTAGGTAATTCTAAGTTTGATAAAGAACTTTGAAAAGGAACCAGAGGCAGAATTGTTATTGTTGCAACTACTAGCAAAACAATAACAGCCAGTACTGGACTCTTAAGGGCGATCCCAAGCTTGGCATTCCAGCTTGCCATGATAGGTATACCAAAACCAGCGAGAAGCATAATTGTGGCATAGACTAAAGACTTGTCCATGAGCTATTAGAGCCCAGCACCGACATGCGCAAGATGATTAACCGTCGCAATTCCAATATAACTTAGAACTGCAAAAACAACGACACCAATCAAGCTAATAGCTTCTTGAGATTTTTTGCCGATCGTGATTCCCCAAGTGATGCAAAATCCCCAAAGACCATTTGCGAAGTGATAGTTGATACTAAGAAGTGAAATCACATAGAACCAATAAACGCTAAACGGATTGACGTAAGGAATTAGTGGTAACCAAGATATAGTCTCAGTGCCAGCAAGTGTCTTGGCGATGTAGTTGTAATCAAGATCATGCACTGTTTTGAATTGCATAATGTGATAGTAGATATAAACCATTGCCCATATGCCAGTGGCGCGTTGTAGAATATATCTAAAATTTTCTAAGCCAGGACGCTTCATATGATTAGGTTGCGCCGTTGAGCAAATTACAATTCCATAAATTGCATGAAAACCAATTGGAATAAACAAAACTAACCACTCGATGTATTCAACAAAAGGTAGCTCTCTTAGGAAGTTAATTACCGCATTGTAATTATCGGCACTTGTAAGAGCAGTGCTGTTTGCAAAAAGATGAAACATTAAAAATCCACCGATTGGCACAATACCACTCAAGGAGTGGAGTCTTCGTAGCCAAAAATTGTCTTGCAAATTACTGAGGTTCATCAAAAAAATTATACTCTAGATTTGCACCTATGTAAGTATTTTCTCTTCGAGGGCTCGCAATGACGGCTCTATACGCGATCAAGTCTTAGAGAGAGATCATTAACAGAATATCTTGAAAGCTCATCAAAAACTACAATCGCATCTTCTTTATTTTTGTAATTTGGACCAATTTGTACTGTGAATTGGCTGCCATCTTTAATGACTTTAAGATCGACTCCTAGTTTGCGTGCTAGTCGTAATCTATAACGTTCTGCAGTTGTGGCATTTTGAAAGTTACCACTAGTTATTACCAAACCTCGTGTTGTAGTAGCTGCAGTTGCTGTTGTGGCTTTAGTCAACTTGGTGACTTTATTAGTTTCATGATTAGTAAGGAATGCAAATAAAGCGTAACCAACAATTAATACAGTGATAAGCACAAGCCCTGGCAAGGCTGCTTTGAGATAGTGTCTGATTTGTATTTTTGCTTGAGGATTAGGAGCTTCTGTCTTGATTTCTCTTGGCTCTGGTTGATACTCAGTTTTTTGTTGAATTGGCTCGGCATGTTCAAGCAGCTCACCAATTGTAATAGGTCTAATACCAAGCTTGGCACTATCTTGATTGATAATCCGGTTGGCTAGTTTGATTCTATTGAGTTCTTCAATTAATTCCACTGAACTTATTTTAACCTGTTTTACTATTTTAGGGTTGAATCTTAAGTATAGCGCAATTTTGAATTTACTAGGAGCTTGTTGTACATTAGACTTACTGCAAAAGTCGGAATTATCCTTAAAGCAACATCACTAGCAAAACGGGGTTTTGCAGGATGTCTATTTAGCTGCCTGAAAAATATGCATGGTGTATTACACATTTAATTGACTGCTTAAGCCCAACTGGATTTTTTTTAGTGTATCCTTAA
Encoded proteins:
- a CDS encoding DMT family transporter, with protein sequence MDKSLVYATIMLLAGFGIPIMASWNAKLGIALKSPVLAVIVLLVVATITILPLVPFQSSLSNLELPKLPFYYFLAGIIFIFYILPITWIMPKFGVGNAVFFILLGQLISSAVIDHTGAFGATQIPIDMTRIIGLILMAAGVCFYVKIS